The Bombus vancouverensis nearcticus chromosome 17, iyBomVanc1_principal, whole genome shotgun sequence genome has a window encoding:
- the LOC117165567 gene encoding baculoviral IAP repeat-containing protein 7-B-like, translated as MDKMISTINFRYFMEHDTESSEDEEELAPVPSKLSDDSNPPVHSISADEIAVPSTSMERPVIMVDIPSPVPSATVIDLTSPIPSTSTMPPILPIEMPPVPSTSRHILENCYDFRLEEARRSSFRNWPVSFIDPVSLAAAGFYYTGNLDVVRCFECQLVASQWSVGDIPMQIHEMCSPECRFIRNERCNNVPIGASPAKVPRTKRRNRNISCPHGLQYQESFDFNDHGFLRSSRTPTAYQLSRLGLKSVKKPEILQYASYESRLNSFAAWPTDVTQPSEELAHAGFYYTGINDFTTCYHCGICIGNWRPEDDPWERHMISSPRCCHLFPALGWEYVNNVTDQELHETAEGAPIVSTDENPERSNSENVTNEMILVEKIATLEEENRALKDARSCKVCTKRKATITFLPCGHLATCQYCSPAFTTCIICRRKVKAITHTFFA; from the exons atgGATAAAATGATTTCTACAATCAACTTCCGATATTTCATGGAACATGATACAGAATCTtcagaagatgaagaagaattAGCGCCTGTTCCTTCGAAATTGTCAGATGATTCAAATCCGCCGGTTCATTCAATATCGGCGGATGAGATAGCCGTACCTTCGACGTCTATGGAACGTCCAGTAATTATGGTTGATATACCATCCCCTGTACCTTCAGCAACGGTGATAGATTTGACATCACCGATACCGTCCACGTCGACAATGCCACCGATACTGCCGATAGAAATGCCACCGGTTCCATCCACATCGCGGCACATTCTAGAAAATTGTTATGATTTTCGGTTAGAAGAAGCAAGACGTTCGAGTTTTCGAAATTGGCCTGTATCTTTCATTGACCCTGTCAGTCTTGCAGCTGCAGGATTCTATTATACTGGAAACTTGGATGTAGTGAGATGCTTTGAATGTCAATTGGTGGCAAGTCAGTGGTCGGTGGGTGATATTCCCATGCAGATTCATGAGATGTGTTCTCCAGAGTGCAGATTTATCCGCAATGAACGTTGTAATAATGTACCAATTGGAGCAAGTCCTGCTAAAGTTCCACGGACAAAacgaagaaatagaaatatatctTGTCCTCATGGTTTACAATATCAAGAGTCATTTGATTTTAATGATCATGGATTTTTAAGATCCTCACGAACCCCGACGGCATATCAACTTAGCCGTTTGGGACTAAAAAGTGTTAAGAAACCAGAAATATTGCAATATGCTAGTTACGAATCCAGATTAAATTCATTCGCAGCATGGCCTACAGATGTGACACAGCCAAGTGAAGAATTAGCCCATGCAGGCTTCTACTACACCGGAATAAATGATTTCACTACCTGTTACCATTGTGGAATTTGTATAGGCAATTGGAGACCAGAAGACGATCCATGGGAGAGACATATGATTTCGTCTCCCAGATGTTGTCATCTTTTTCCAGCACTGGGCTGGGAATATGTCAATAATGTAACAGACCAGGAGTTACATGAAACTGCTGAAGGT GCACCAATAGTAAGTACAGATGAGAATCCTGAGAGATCCAATAGTGAAAATGTTACCAATGAAATGATTCTCGTTGAGAAAATtg CCACTCTGGAGGAAGAAAATCGAGCATTGAAAGATGCTCGTTCGTGTAAAGTTTGCACGAAACGAAAAGCCACAATTACGTTCCTACCTTGTGGACATTTAGCAACATGCCAGTACTGTTCACCAGCTTTCACAACGTGCATCATTTGCCGAAGAAAAGTCAAGGCCATTACCCATACATTTTTCGCGTAA